In the Clavelina lepadiformis chromosome 8, kaClaLepa1.1, whole genome shotgun sequence genome, one interval contains:
- the LOC143468978 gene encoding protein CNPPD1-like, translating into MDWEQMDKLFSSSELGDIGDSNLISHHDLSNRLRKTFYYSPHKNPGKDTLSFPITKAAVETFRKAAPTALGKLGHRYASRVARDACISPCSLLLGIIYIKRLSQRNPDYLQDISSSHLFLVSLMIASKYLYDEGISDEVYNDEWAASGLIETERINELEAEFLYKMDWRIFTKQADFLQMLDAFEARLAYQQGIERGWFSYTDCMCLLKSKVSVANMKKNLETLSQALCMCVVVYGSVMVASAGAVFFLRAVCNTRLQQPLPSFPEDKASLDNYTGILIEDQNVSVSLVHDLPSVNKQDEMGQLSPFTVGKQQKEKPLHNMDSAILSCRPSRASIYNNNTSMNQESFTGYITLLEAVIFAMPRNNETDQTFQTLDKCERCGTQDVTKAVRKPKYETVQEGLLGFNTLRPTNNIPANGLDQKHKPPAFITIEKLFPDLNQRLQDVKHFHCTLTR; encoded by the exons ATGGACTGGGAACAAATGGATAAACTCTTCTCTAGTTCTGAACTTGGTGATATTGGAGATTCA AATTTAATTTCTCACCATGATTTATCAAATCGACTTCGAAAAACTTTCTATTATTCACCTCACAAGAACCCAGGAAAAGACACATTGTCATTTCCTATAACAA AAGCAGCAGTGGAAACATTTCGAAAAGCTGCCCCGACTGCATTGGGTAAGCTTGGTCATCGATATGCGTCAAGAGTTGCTAG GGACGCATGCATATCACCTTGCTCGTTACTACTTGGCATTATCTACATAAAACGACTTTCTCAACGCAACCCCGACTATCTCCAAGACATCTCCTCCTCTCACCTCTTTCTAGTCTCGTTGATGATTGCATCGAAATATTTGTATGACGAAGGCATAAGCGACGAAGTTTATAATGACGAATGGGCGGCCTCAGGACTCATTGAAACTGAAAGAATCAATGAGCTGGAAGCAGAATTTCTTTACAAAATGGATTGGcgaatttttacaaaacaagctgattttttacaaatgcttgatgCCTTTGAAGCTAg GTTGGCTTATCAACAAGGCATTGAAAGGGGTTGGTTTTCCTATACGGATTGTATGTGTCTTTTGAAGTCAAAGGTTTCTGTTGCCAACATGAAGAAAAACTTAGAAACATTATCTCAG GCATTATGTATGTGTGTGGTTGTGTATGGAAGTGTAATGGTGGCTAGTGCTGGGGCAGTCTTTTTTCTTAGGGCGGTTTGCAACACCAGGTTGCAGCAACCTCTTCCCTCTTTCCCTGAAGACAAAGCTTCACTCGATAATTACACTGGAATATTGATCGAAG ATCAGAATGTCTCCGTTTCTTTGGTTCACGACCTGCCCAGCGTGAACAAACAGGATGAAATGGGACAGTTGTCTCCTTTCACAGTTGGAAAGCAACAGAAAGAGAAACCACTTCACAATATGGACAGCGCCATTTTGAGTTGCAGGCCAAGCCGTGCATCGATTTACAACAACAATACCAGCATGAATCAGGAAAGCTTTACCGGATATATTACCCTGTTAGAAGCTGTGATCTTTGCTATGCCACGAAATAATGAGACTGATCAAACTTTTCAAACCTTGGACAAGTGTGAAAGATGTGGAACACAAGATGTCACCAAAGCTGTGCG TAAACCAAAATACGAAACTGTGCAAGAAGGACTTCTTGGCTTCAATACTTTAAGACCAACAAACAACATTCCTGCTAATG gTTTGGATCAGAAGCATAAACCTCCTGCCTTTATAACCATCGAAAAGCTTTTTCCAGATTTAAATCAGAGATTGCAAGAtgtcaaacattttcattgcaCGCTTACacgttaa